One genomic region from Bubalus bubalis isolate 160015118507 breed Murrah chromosome 24, NDDB_SH_1, whole genome shotgun sequence encodes:
- the TELO2 gene encoding telomere length regulation protein TEL2 homolog isoform X4, producing MDPVASAVRLAVQEAVHSLSSSEDGGHIISTLRSLRRYLGETETQAPPEEQEEFSRTHFSTILRCLVGKLSPDWLDLLPDGQLEELWASFFLEGPADQAFLVLMESIEGAASPSFRLMKMARLLARFLSAGRMAAVMEGQCGQQAGPASRLLQETLLTWVVGLPDHLGNRLQRETLAAFFPQNYFPLLGEEVLRVLQAVVDSLRGGLDCSISFLSQVLGKACIHGRQKEILGVLVPRLTVLTQGNCLWQRVCWRLVECVPDRAMEAVLKGLVEAAPGPEVLSRLLGNLVTKSKKAQFVMTQKLLFLQYSCSMPMLQSLLGYLAMDSQRRPLLVQALKELLETWGSSSAIRHAPLEQQRYVSKALLICLMHLGEAELRASREELLASLMEGVKNRLDSSLPPVRRLGMIVAEVASARLHPEGPPLKFQYEEDELTQEMLALATPRPAADGPSEAGPPVAPVSGESPDQETVDCGSPQAGQEGSDSELDSDDELVPYDMSGDGEQRGNKTPAYVRDCLEALTASEDWERWEAALRALEGLVLKSPAATREVSLELAKVLLHLEEKTAVAGFEGLRQRALVAVTVTDPARVAEYLAVQFYALNYSLRQRMDILDVLALAAQELSRPGRLGRAAQRGSPGPGSQPSGAAVPAWKVVVEERVRHKTRRFCKGSTGRAAAAGPNEFNAVAGYFFFPLLQRFDRRSGSQP from the exons ATGgatcctgtggcctctgctgtccGCCTGGCAGTCCAGGAGGCTGTTCACAGCCTTTCTTCATCTGAGGATGGGGGCCACATCATCTCCACGCTGCGGTCCCTGAGGCGGTACCTCGGTGAAACAGAGACCCAAGCCCCCCCTGAGGAGCAGGAGGAGTTTAGCAGGACCCACTTTTCCACCATTCTCAGATGTCTGGTCGGCAAGCTGAGCCCCGACTGGCTGGACCTGCTGCCTGATGGCCAGTTGGAGGAGCTGTGGGCCAGCTTCTTCCTGGAGGGCCCAGCTGACCAAGCCTTCCTGGTGCTGATGGAGTCCATTGAGGGTGCTGCCAG CCCCAGCTTCCGTCTGATGAAGATGGCGCGGTTGCTGGCCAGGTTCCTGAGTGCAGGCAGGATGGCCGCTGTGATGGAGGGGCAGTGTGGGCAGCAGGCGGGGCCGGCCTCCCGCCTGCTCCAGGAGACCCTTCTCACCTGGGTGGTGGGCCTGCCCGATCACCTGGGCAACCGTCTGCAGCGGGAGACGCTGGCTGCCTTCTTCCCTCAGAACTACTTCCCTCTGCTGGGCGAGGAGGTCCTGCGGGTGCTGCAGGCAGTGGTGGACTCTCTCCGAG GTGGCTTGGACTGCTccatctcctttctgtctcagGTCCTCGGCAAAGCCTGCATCCATGGGAGACAGA AGGAGATCCTGGGCGTGCTGGTGCCCCGGCTGACAGTGCTCACCCAGGGCAACTGCCTCTGGCAGCGGGTCTGCTGGCGCCTGGTGGAGTGTGTGCCCGACCGGGCCATGGAAGCCGTGCTGAAGGGGCTCGTGGAGGCCGCCCCAGG GCCGGAGGTCCTCTCACGGCTGCTGGGGAACCTGGTGACAAAGAGCAAGAAGGCCCAGTTTGTGATGACGCAGAAGCTGCTGTTCCTCCAGTACAGCTGCTCG ATGCCCATGCTGCAGAGCCTGCTGGGGTACCTGGCCATGGATAGCCAGCGGCGCCCGCTCCTCGTGCAG GCGCTGAAGGAGCTCCTGGAGACGTGGGGCAGCAGCAGTGCCATCCGCCATGCACCCCTGGAGCAGCAGCGCTATGTCAGCAAGGCCTTACTCATCTGCCTGATGCACCTGGGGGAGGCGGAGCTCCGGGCCAGCCGGGAGG AGCTGCTGGCCAGCCTGATGGAGGGAGTGAAGAACCGCCTGGACAGCAGCCTGCCGCCCGTGCGCCGCCTGGGCATGATTGTGGCCGAGGTGGCCAGCGCCCGGCTGCACCCTGAGGGGCCTCCCCTGAAGTTCCAG TATGAAGAGGATGAACTGACCCAAGAGATGCTGGCCTTGGCCACGCCCCGGCCCGCGGCTGACGGCCCTTCGGAGGCAGG CCCGCCTGTGGCTCCCGTCAGTGGGGAGTCTCCTGACCAAGAGACGGTGGACTGTGGCAGCCCCCAGGCTGGGCAGGAGGGCTCCGACTCTGAGCTGGACAG TGATGACGAGCTTGTCCCCTACGACATGTCAGGGGACGGGGAGCAGAGGGGCAACAAGACGCCCGCGTATGTGCGGGACTGCCTGGAAG CTCTGACCGCATCTGAAGACTGGGAGCGCTGGGAGGCGGCCCTGCGGGCCCTGGAAGGGCTAGTTCTCAAGAGCCCGGCTGCCACCCGGGAG GTGAGCCTGGAGCTGGCCAAGGTGCTGCTGCACCTGGAGGAGAAGACAGCCGTGGCAGGGTTTGAGGGGCTGCGCCAGAGGGCGCTGGTGGCCGTCACAGTCACAGACCCGGCACGG GTGGCGGAGTACCTGGCCGTGCAGTTCTACGCCCTCAACTACAGCCTCCGGCAGCGCATGGACATTCTGGAC GTCCTGGCCCTGGCCGCCCAGGAGCTGTCCCGGCCTGGGCGCCTCGGGAGGGCTGCCCAACGGGGCTCCCCGGGGCCCGGCTCCCAGCCCAGTGGGGCCGCGGTCCCGGCCTggaaggtggtggtggaggagcgCGTCAGACACAAGACCCGGCGGTTCTGCAAG GGCTCCACGGGGCGGGCAGCAGCTGCTGGCCCCAATGAATTCAACGCAGTGGCTGGATACTTCTTCTTCCCCCTCCTTCAGCGTTTCGACAG GAGGTCGGGGAGCCAGCCCTGA
- the TELO2 gene encoding telomere length regulation protein TEL2 homolog isoform X1, with the protein MDPVASAVRLAVQEAVHSLSSSEDGGHIISTLRSLRRYLGETETQAPPEEQEEFSRTHFSTILRCLVGKLSPDWLDLLPDGQLEELWASFFLEGPADQAFLVLMESIEGAASPSFRLMKMARLLARFLSAGRMAAVMEGQCGQQAGPASRLLQETLLTWVVGLPDHLGNRLQRETLAAFFPQNYFPLLGEEVLRVLQAVVDSLRGGLDCSISFLSQVLGKACIHGRQKEILGVLVPRLTVLTQGNCLWQRVCWRLVECVPDRAMEAVLKGLVEAAPGPEVLSRLLGNLVTKSKKAQFVMTQKLLFLQYSCSMPMLQSLLGYLAMDSQRRPLLVQALKELLETWGSSSAIRHAPLEQQRYVSKALLICLMHLGEAELRASREELLASLMEGVKNRLDSSLPPVRRLGMIVAEVASARLHPEGPPLKFQYEEDELTQEMLALATPRPAADGPSEAGPPVAPVSGESPDQETVDCGSPQAGQEGSDSELDSDDELVPYDMSGDGEQRGNKTPAYVRDCLEALTASEDWERWEAALRALEGLVLKSPAATREVSLELAKVLLHLEEKTAVAGFEGLRQRALVAVTVTDPARVAEYLAVQFYALNYSLRQRMDILDVLALAAQELSRPGRLGRAAQRGSPGPGSQPSGAAVPAWKVVVEERVRHKTRRFCKQGSTGRAAAAGPNEFNAVAGYFFFPLLQRFDRPVVTFDLLGDDQLVLGRLAHTLGALMYLAVNTAVAVPMGKALLEFVWALRFHGDAYVRQGLLSAVSSVLLSVPAERLLADLPDELLEARSWLADVAEQDADEDCRLLAVKALLLLEKLRDRLLPLSSP; encoded by the exons ATGgatcctgtggcctctgctgtccGCCTGGCAGTCCAGGAGGCTGTTCACAGCCTTTCTTCATCTGAGGATGGGGGCCACATCATCTCCACGCTGCGGTCCCTGAGGCGGTACCTCGGTGAAACAGAGACCCAAGCCCCCCCTGAGGAGCAGGAGGAGTTTAGCAGGACCCACTTTTCCACCATTCTCAGATGTCTGGTCGGCAAGCTGAGCCCCGACTGGCTGGACCTGCTGCCTGATGGCCAGTTGGAGGAGCTGTGGGCCAGCTTCTTCCTGGAGGGCCCAGCTGACCAAGCCTTCCTGGTGCTGATGGAGTCCATTGAGGGTGCTGCCAG CCCCAGCTTCCGTCTGATGAAGATGGCGCGGTTGCTGGCCAGGTTCCTGAGTGCAGGCAGGATGGCCGCTGTGATGGAGGGGCAGTGTGGGCAGCAGGCGGGGCCGGCCTCCCGCCTGCTCCAGGAGACCCTTCTCACCTGGGTGGTGGGCCTGCCCGATCACCTGGGCAACCGTCTGCAGCGGGAGACGCTGGCTGCCTTCTTCCCTCAGAACTACTTCCCTCTGCTGGGCGAGGAGGTCCTGCGGGTGCTGCAGGCAGTGGTGGACTCTCTCCGAG GTGGCTTGGACTGCTccatctcctttctgtctcagGTCCTCGGCAAAGCCTGCATCCATGGGAGACAGA AGGAGATCCTGGGCGTGCTGGTGCCCCGGCTGACAGTGCTCACCCAGGGCAACTGCCTCTGGCAGCGGGTCTGCTGGCGCCTGGTGGAGTGTGTGCCCGACCGGGCCATGGAAGCCGTGCTGAAGGGGCTCGTGGAGGCCGCCCCAGG GCCGGAGGTCCTCTCACGGCTGCTGGGGAACCTGGTGACAAAGAGCAAGAAGGCCCAGTTTGTGATGACGCAGAAGCTGCTGTTCCTCCAGTACAGCTGCTCG ATGCCCATGCTGCAGAGCCTGCTGGGGTACCTGGCCATGGATAGCCAGCGGCGCCCGCTCCTCGTGCAG GCGCTGAAGGAGCTCCTGGAGACGTGGGGCAGCAGCAGTGCCATCCGCCATGCACCCCTGGAGCAGCAGCGCTATGTCAGCAAGGCCTTACTCATCTGCCTGATGCACCTGGGGGAGGCGGAGCTCCGGGCCAGCCGGGAGG AGCTGCTGGCCAGCCTGATGGAGGGAGTGAAGAACCGCCTGGACAGCAGCCTGCCGCCCGTGCGCCGCCTGGGCATGATTGTGGCCGAGGTGGCCAGCGCCCGGCTGCACCCTGAGGGGCCTCCCCTGAAGTTCCAG TATGAAGAGGATGAACTGACCCAAGAGATGCTGGCCTTGGCCACGCCCCGGCCCGCGGCTGACGGCCCTTCGGAGGCAGG CCCGCCTGTGGCTCCCGTCAGTGGGGAGTCTCCTGACCAAGAGACGGTGGACTGTGGCAGCCCCCAGGCTGGGCAGGAGGGCTCCGACTCTGAGCTGGACAG TGATGACGAGCTTGTCCCCTACGACATGTCAGGGGACGGGGAGCAGAGGGGCAACAAGACGCCCGCGTATGTGCGGGACTGCCTGGAAG CTCTGACCGCATCTGAAGACTGGGAGCGCTGGGAGGCGGCCCTGCGGGCCCTGGAAGGGCTAGTTCTCAAGAGCCCGGCTGCCACCCGGGAG GTGAGCCTGGAGCTGGCCAAGGTGCTGCTGCACCTGGAGGAGAAGACAGCCGTGGCAGGGTTTGAGGGGCTGCGCCAGAGGGCGCTGGTGGCCGTCACAGTCACAGACCCGGCACGG GTGGCGGAGTACCTGGCCGTGCAGTTCTACGCCCTCAACTACAGCCTCCGGCAGCGCATGGACATTCTGGAC GTCCTGGCCCTGGCCGCCCAGGAGCTGTCCCGGCCTGGGCGCCTCGGGAGGGCTGCCCAACGGGGCTCCCCGGGGCCCGGCTCCCAGCCCAGTGGGGCCGCGGTCCCGGCCTggaaggtggtggtggaggagcgCGTCAGACACAAGACCCGGCGGTTCTGCAAG CAGGGCTCCACGGGGCGGGCAGCAGCTGCTGGCCCCAATGAATTCAACGCAGTGGCTGGATACTTCTTCTTCCCCCTCCTTCAGCGTTTCGACAG GCCTGTGGTGACCTTTGACCTTTTGGGAGATGACCAGCTGGTCCTCGGGAGACTGGCCCACACCTTAGGGGCCCTGATGTATCTGGCCGTCAACACAGCG GTGGCTGTGCCCATGGGCAAGGCCCTGCTGGAGTTCGTGTGGGCTCTTCGTTTCCACGGGGACGC CTACGTGCGCCAGGGCCTGCTGTCCGCCGTCTCCTCCGTCCTTCTCAGTGTGCCGGCCGAGAGGCTGCTGGCAGACCTGCCGGACGAGCTTCTGGAGGCCCGGTCCTGGCTGGCAG ATGTGGCGGAGCAGGACGCGGACGAGGACTGCCGGCTGCTGGCGGTGaaggcgctgctgctgctggagaagCTCCGTGACAGGCTCCTCCCACTCTCCTCTCCTTAG
- the TELO2 gene encoding telomere length regulation protein TEL2 homolog isoform X2: MDPVASAVRLAVQEAVHSLSSSEDGGHIISTLRSLRRYLGETETQAPPEEQEEFSRTHFSTILRCLVGKLSPDWLDLLPDGQLEELWASFFLEGPADQAFLVLMESIEGAASPSFRLMKMARLLARFLSAGRMAAVMEGQCGQQAGPASRLLQETLLTWVVGLPDHLGNRLQRETLAAFFPQNYFPLLGEEVLRVLQAVVDSLRGGLDCSISFLSQVLGKACIHGRQKEILGVLVPRLTVLTQGNCLWQRVCWRLVECVPDRAMEAVLKGLVEAAPGPEVLSRLLGNLVTKSKKAQFVMTQKLLFLQYSCSMPMLQSLLGYLAMDSQRRPLLVQALKELLETWGSSSAIRHAPLEQQRYVSKALLICLMHLGEAELRASREELLASLMEGVKNRLDSSLPPVRRLGMIVAEVASARLHPEGPPLKFQYEEDELTQEMLALATPRPAADGPSEAGPPVAPVSGESPDQETVDCGSPQAGQEGSDSELDSDDELVPYDMSGDGEQRGNKTPAYVRDCLEALTASEDWERWEAALRALEGLVLKSPAATREVSLELAKVLLHLEEKTAVAGFEGLRQRALVAVTVTDPARVAEYLAVQFYALNYSLRQRMDILDVLALAAQELSRPGRLGRAAQRGSPGPGSQPSGAAVPAWKVVVEERVRHKTRRFCKGSTGRAAAAGPNEFNAVAGYFFFPLLQRFDRPVVTFDLLGDDQLVLGRLAHTLGALMYLAVNTAVAVPMGKALLEFVWALRFHGDAYVRQGLLSAVSSVLLSVPAERLLADLPDELLEARSWLADVAEQDADEDCRLLAVKALLLLEKLRDRLLPLSSP, from the exons ATGgatcctgtggcctctgctgtccGCCTGGCAGTCCAGGAGGCTGTTCACAGCCTTTCTTCATCTGAGGATGGGGGCCACATCATCTCCACGCTGCGGTCCCTGAGGCGGTACCTCGGTGAAACAGAGACCCAAGCCCCCCCTGAGGAGCAGGAGGAGTTTAGCAGGACCCACTTTTCCACCATTCTCAGATGTCTGGTCGGCAAGCTGAGCCCCGACTGGCTGGACCTGCTGCCTGATGGCCAGTTGGAGGAGCTGTGGGCCAGCTTCTTCCTGGAGGGCCCAGCTGACCAAGCCTTCCTGGTGCTGATGGAGTCCATTGAGGGTGCTGCCAG CCCCAGCTTCCGTCTGATGAAGATGGCGCGGTTGCTGGCCAGGTTCCTGAGTGCAGGCAGGATGGCCGCTGTGATGGAGGGGCAGTGTGGGCAGCAGGCGGGGCCGGCCTCCCGCCTGCTCCAGGAGACCCTTCTCACCTGGGTGGTGGGCCTGCCCGATCACCTGGGCAACCGTCTGCAGCGGGAGACGCTGGCTGCCTTCTTCCCTCAGAACTACTTCCCTCTGCTGGGCGAGGAGGTCCTGCGGGTGCTGCAGGCAGTGGTGGACTCTCTCCGAG GTGGCTTGGACTGCTccatctcctttctgtctcagGTCCTCGGCAAAGCCTGCATCCATGGGAGACAGA AGGAGATCCTGGGCGTGCTGGTGCCCCGGCTGACAGTGCTCACCCAGGGCAACTGCCTCTGGCAGCGGGTCTGCTGGCGCCTGGTGGAGTGTGTGCCCGACCGGGCCATGGAAGCCGTGCTGAAGGGGCTCGTGGAGGCCGCCCCAGG GCCGGAGGTCCTCTCACGGCTGCTGGGGAACCTGGTGACAAAGAGCAAGAAGGCCCAGTTTGTGATGACGCAGAAGCTGCTGTTCCTCCAGTACAGCTGCTCG ATGCCCATGCTGCAGAGCCTGCTGGGGTACCTGGCCATGGATAGCCAGCGGCGCCCGCTCCTCGTGCAG GCGCTGAAGGAGCTCCTGGAGACGTGGGGCAGCAGCAGTGCCATCCGCCATGCACCCCTGGAGCAGCAGCGCTATGTCAGCAAGGCCTTACTCATCTGCCTGATGCACCTGGGGGAGGCGGAGCTCCGGGCCAGCCGGGAGG AGCTGCTGGCCAGCCTGATGGAGGGAGTGAAGAACCGCCTGGACAGCAGCCTGCCGCCCGTGCGCCGCCTGGGCATGATTGTGGCCGAGGTGGCCAGCGCCCGGCTGCACCCTGAGGGGCCTCCCCTGAAGTTCCAG TATGAAGAGGATGAACTGACCCAAGAGATGCTGGCCTTGGCCACGCCCCGGCCCGCGGCTGACGGCCCTTCGGAGGCAGG CCCGCCTGTGGCTCCCGTCAGTGGGGAGTCTCCTGACCAAGAGACGGTGGACTGTGGCAGCCCCCAGGCTGGGCAGGAGGGCTCCGACTCTGAGCTGGACAG TGATGACGAGCTTGTCCCCTACGACATGTCAGGGGACGGGGAGCAGAGGGGCAACAAGACGCCCGCGTATGTGCGGGACTGCCTGGAAG CTCTGACCGCATCTGAAGACTGGGAGCGCTGGGAGGCGGCCCTGCGGGCCCTGGAAGGGCTAGTTCTCAAGAGCCCGGCTGCCACCCGGGAG GTGAGCCTGGAGCTGGCCAAGGTGCTGCTGCACCTGGAGGAGAAGACAGCCGTGGCAGGGTTTGAGGGGCTGCGCCAGAGGGCGCTGGTGGCCGTCACAGTCACAGACCCGGCACGG GTGGCGGAGTACCTGGCCGTGCAGTTCTACGCCCTCAACTACAGCCTCCGGCAGCGCATGGACATTCTGGAC GTCCTGGCCCTGGCCGCCCAGGAGCTGTCCCGGCCTGGGCGCCTCGGGAGGGCTGCCCAACGGGGCTCCCCGGGGCCCGGCTCCCAGCCCAGTGGGGCCGCGGTCCCGGCCTggaaggtggtggtggaggagcgCGTCAGACACAAGACCCGGCGGTTCTGCAAG GGCTCCACGGGGCGGGCAGCAGCTGCTGGCCCCAATGAATTCAACGCAGTGGCTGGATACTTCTTCTTCCCCCTCCTTCAGCGTTTCGACAG GCCTGTGGTGACCTTTGACCTTTTGGGAGATGACCAGCTGGTCCTCGGGAGACTGGCCCACACCTTAGGGGCCCTGATGTATCTGGCCGTCAACACAGCG GTGGCTGTGCCCATGGGCAAGGCCCTGCTGGAGTTCGTGTGGGCTCTTCGTTTCCACGGGGACGC CTACGTGCGCCAGGGCCTGCTGTCCGCCGTCTCCTCCGTCCTTCTCAGTGTGCCGGCCGAGAGGCTGCTGGCAGACCTGCCGGACGAGCTTCTGGAGGCCCGGTCCTGGCTGGCAG ATGTGGCGGAGCAGGACGCGGACGAGGACTGCCGGCTGCTGGCGGTGaaggcgctgctgctgctggagaagCTCCGTGACAGGCTCCTCCCACTCTCCTCTCCTTAG
- the PTX4 gene encoding pentraxin-4: MGSPTGRALPFFLILVHIYLHGALSQTTGPVGQRKPFFERLRRLEEQFRRFQEVTLTHLQGIASHYNLSFDIKARFQSLAHENRAVALALNQSQAAVQDELGHLRTWVRRTQRQGRKADHRLLALSAAMSEGSARRAREQETQRAAVSSLARDVQALQDALLRLTPLVQSQGARLAALEGQLRVAGPGPAASNVTPAPSRPSNLSAPQLQGGGQTTRAPPEPQDPSLDFAHGLQGAQEPLSLGNQQAWPPESPGEVCNVGPALVFPNASTMNVGFLRPGFLTGLRALSICSWVRTATDHLGTLLSYATEENDNKLVLHGRDSLAPGSVHFVIGDPAFRELPLQPLLDGQWHHVCVIWTSILGRYWLHVDRRLVATGSRFREGYEIPPGGSLVLGQEQDRVGGGFDSSEAFVGSMAGLAIWDRVLVPGEVSNLAMGKALPTGAILTLANATSVGGFVQRVNCTCLQLCP; this comes from the exons ATGGGCAGCCCAACGGGAAGAGCCCTGCCTTTCTTCCTCATCCTTGTGCACATATATCTACATGGAGCTTTGTCGCAAACAACCGGCCCTGTGGGGCAACGAAAACCATTTTTCGAGAGGCTCCGTAGACTAGAAGAGCAG TTTCGAAGGTTCCAAGAGGTGACCCTGACGCACCTGCAGGGCATCGCCAGCCACTACAACCTGTCCTTCGACATCAAGGCCCGGTTCCAGAGCCTGGCCCATGAGAACCGGGCCGTGGCCCTGGCACTCAACCAGTCGCAGGCGGCCGTGCAGGACGAGCTGGGCCACCTCAGGACCTGGGTGCGGAGGACGCAGCGCCAAGGCCGAAAGGCGGACCACAGACTGCTGGCCTTGAGTGCTGCCATGAGCGAGGGCAGCGCGCGGCGTGCCCGGGAGCAGGAGACGCAGAGGGCCGCTGTCTCCAGCCTGGCCCGGGACGTGCAGGCCCTGCAGGACGCGCTGCTCCGCCTGACGCCCCTTGTCCAGAGCCAGGGTGCCAGGCTGGCCGCTCTTGAGGGCCAGCTGCGGGTGGCCGGCCCTGGCCCCGCTGCCTCAAATGTGACCCCGGCCCCATCTAGGCCGTCGAACCTGAGTGCCCCGCAGCTGCAGGGGGGCGGGCAAACGACCAGAGCTCCGCCTGAGCCCCAGGACCCATCTCTGGACTTCGCTCACGGTCTCCAGGGGGCACAAGAGCCCCTGAGCCTAGGCAACCAGCAGGCGTGGCCCCCTGAGAGCCCAGGAGAGG TTTGCAATGTGGGCCCTGCACTCGTCTTCCCAAATGCCTCCACCATGAATGTGGGCTTCCTCCGCCCCGGTTTCCTCACGGGTCTGCGGGCCCTGTCCATCTGCAGCTGGGTCCGCACGGCCACGGACCACCTGGGCACCCTCCTGTCCTATGCCACCGAGGAAAACGACAACAAGCTGGTTCTGCACGGCCGCGACTCCCTGGCCCCCGGCTCCGTCCACTTTGTGATCGGAGACCCGGCCTTCAGGGAGCTGCCCCTCCAGCCACTGCTAGACGGCCAGTGGCACCACGTGTGTGTCATCTGGACGTCCATCCTGGGCAGGTACTGGCTCCACGTGGACCGAAGGCTCGTGGCCACCGGCTCCCGCTTCAGGGAGGGGTATGAGATCCCTCCAGGAGGGTCCCTCGTGCTAGGCCAGGAGCAAGACCGCGTGGGGGGCGGGTTTGACAGCTCGGAGGCCTTCGTGGGGAGCATGGCAGGCCTGGCCATATGGGACCGTGTGCTGGTCCCTGGGGAGGTTTCGAACCTGGCCATGGGGAAGGCACTCCCAACGGGTGCCATCCTGACGCTGGCCAATGCCACGTCAGTGGGCGGATTCGTGCAGAGGGTGAACTGCACCTGCCTACAGCTGTGTCCCTGA
- the TELO2 gene encoding telomere length regulation protein TEL2 homolog isoform X3, which produces MDPVASAVRLAVQEAVHSLSSSEDGGHIISTLRSLRRYLGETETQAPPEEQEEFSRTHFSTILRCLVGKLSPDWLDLLPDGQLEELWASFFLEGPADQAFLVLMESIEGAASPSFRLMKMARLLARFLSAGRMAAVMEGQCGQQAGPASRLLQETLLTWVVGLPDHLGNRLQRETLAAFFPQNYFPLLGEEVLRVLQAVVDSLRGGLDCSISFLSQVLGKACIHGRQKEILGVLVPRLTVLTQGNCLWQRVCWRLVECVPDRAMEAVLKGLVEAAPGPEVLSRLLGNLVTKSKKAQFVMTQKLLFLQYSCSMPMLQSLLGYLAMDSQRRPLLVQALKELLETWGSSSAIRHAPLEQQRYVSKALLICLMHLGEAELRASREELLASLMEGVKNRLDSSLPPVRRLGMIVAEVASARLHPEGPPLKFQYEEDELTQEMLALATPRPAADGPSEAGPPVAPVSGESPDQETVDCGSPQAGQEGSDSELDSDDELVPYDMSGDGEQRGNKTPAYVRDCLEALTASEDWERWEAALRALEGLVLKSPAATREVSLELAKVLLHLEEKTAVAGFEGLRQRALVAVTVTDPARVAEYLAVQFYALNYSLRQRMDILDVLALAAQELSRPGRLGRAAQRGSPGPGSQPSGAAVPAWKVVVEERVRHKTRRFCKQGSTGRAAAAGPNEFNAVAGYFFFPLLQRFDRRSGSQP; this is translated from the exons ATGgatcctgtggcctctgctgtccGCCTGGCAGTCCAGGAGGCTGTTCACAGCCTTTCTTCATCTGAGGATGGGGGCCACATCATCTCCACGCTGCGGTCCCTGAGGCGGTACCTCGGTGAAACAGAGACCCAAGCCCCCCCTGAGGAGCAGGAGGAGTTTAGCAGGACCCACTTTTCCACCATTCTCAGATGTCTGGTCGGCAAGCTGAGCCCCGACTGGCTGGACCTGCTGCCTGATGGCCAGTTGGAGGAGCTGTGGGCCAGCTTCTTCCTGGAGGGCCCAGCTGACCAAGCCTTCCTGGTGCTGATGGAGTCCATTGAGGGTGCTGCCAG CCCCAGCTTCCGTCTGATGAAGATGGCGCGGTTGCTGGCCAGGTTCCTGAGTGCAGGCAGGATGGCCGCTGTGATGGAGGGGCAGTGTGGGCAGCAGGCGGGGCCGGCCTCCCGCCTGCTCCAGGAGACCCTTCTCACCTGGGTGGTGGGCCTGCCCGATCACCTGGGCAACCGTCTGCAGCGGGAGACGCTGGCTGCCTTCTTCCCTCAGAACTACTTCCCTCTGCTGGGCGAGGAGGTCCTGCGGGTGCTGCAGGCAGTGGTGGACTCTCTCCGAG GTGGCTTGGACTGCTccatctcctttctgtctcagGTCCTCGGCAAAGCCTGCATCCATGGGAGACAGA AGGAGATCCTGGGCGTGCTGGTGCCCCGGCTGACAGTGCTCACCCAGGGCAACTGCCTCTGGCAGCGGGTCTGCTGGCGCCTGGTGGAGTGTGTGCCCGACCGGGCCATGGAAGCCGTGCTGAAGGGGCTCGTGGAGGCCGCCCCAGG GCCGGAGGTCCTCTCACGGCTGCTGGGGAACCTGGTGACAAAGAGCAAGAAGGCCCAGTTTGTGATGACGCAGAAGCTGCTGTTCCTCCAGTACAGCTGCTCG ATGCCCATGCTGCAGAGCCTGCTGGGGTACCTGGCCATGGATAGCCAGCGGCGCCCGCTCCTCGTGCAG GCGCTGAAGGAGCTCCTGGAGACGTGGGGCAGCAGCAGTGCCATCCGCCATGCACCCCTGGAGCAGCAGCGCTATGTCAGCAAGGCCTTACTCATCTGCCTGATGCACCTGGGGGAGGCGGAGCTCCGGGCCAGCCGGGAGG AGCTGCTGGCCAGCCTGATGGAGGGAGTGAAGAACCGCCTGGACAGCAGCCTGCCGCCCGTGCGCCGCCTGGGCATGATTGTGGCCGAGGTGGCCAGCGCCCGGCTGCACCCTGAGGGGCCTCCCCTGAAGTTCCAG TATGAAGAGGATGAACTGACCCAAGAGATGCTGGCCTTGGCCACGCCCCGGCCCGCGGCTGACGGCCCTTCGGAGGCAGG CCCGCCTGTGGCTCCCGTCAGTGGGGAGTCTCCTGACCAAGAGACGGTGGACTGTGGCAGCCCCCAGGCTGGGCAGGAGGGCTCCGACTCTGAGCTGGACAG TGATGACGAGCTTGTCCCCTACGACATGTCAGGGGACGGGGAGCAGAGGGGCAACAAGACGCCCGCGTATGTGCGGGACTGCCTGGAAG CTCTGACCGCATCTGAAGACTGGGAGCGCTGGGAGGCGGCCCTGCGGGCCCTGGAAGGGCTAGTTCTCAAGAGCCCGGCTGCCACCCGGGAG GTGAGCCTGGAGCTGGCCAAGGTGCTGCTGCACCTGGAGGAGAAGACAGCCGTGGCAGGGTTTGAGGGGCTGCGCCAGAGGGCGCTGGTGGCCGTCACAGTCACAGACCCGGCACGG GTGGCGGAGTACCTGGCCGTGCAGTTCTACGCCCTCAACTACAGCCTCCGGCAGCGCATGGACATTCTGGAC GTCCTGGCCCTGGCCGCCCAGGAGCTGTCCCGGCCTGGGCGCCTCGGGAGGGCTGCCCAACGGGGCTCCCCGGGGCCCGGCTCCCAGCCCAGTGGGGCCGCGGTCCCGGCCTggaaggtggtggtggaggagcgCGTCAGACACAAGACCCGGCGGTTCTGCAAG CAGGGCTCCACGGGGCGGGCAGCAGCTGCTGGCCCCAATGAATTCAACGCAGTGGCTGGATACTTCTTCTTCCCCCTCCTTCAGCGTTTCGACAG GAGGTCGGGGAGCCAGCCCTGA